The following proteins come from a genomic window of Leguminivora glycinivorella isolate SPB_JAAS2020 chromosome 6, LegGlyc_1.1, whole genome shotgun sequence:
- the LOC125227542 gene encoding uncharacterized protein LOC125227542 isoform X2, with amino-acid sequence MYCDNMREYIELGHMSLIHTYTKPYCFLIHHAVFKDSLTTRLRVVYNCSMPTSSGKSLNDLLLVGATIQNDIFSILLRFREHKYVACADVEKMYRQVLIQPDQRNLQLILWRENPSEPLNIYQLNTVTFGTSSGAFLAIRCLNQLAKECADEEVSRTILEDCYVDDLITGNNNKHALIDICEKVTDVLQSGCFPLRKWVFNFDVSQFSSSKITSRELCLGDNCQSKTLGLGWTNNTDEFHYTAKIQQDNANDPITKRKILSVISQMYDPLGLLSPAIIIAKILLQKLWLCRLDWDSEVPNDVASAWRKYILTHTQHIHSVRIPRYVMNASAHSTQLHFFCDASQAAYGTCAYVRTVSGDNNEILTTSPH; translated from the coding sequence ATGTACTGTGATAACATGCGTGAGTACATTGAGCTAGGGCACATGTCACTTATACACACATACACTAAGCCTTACTGCTTTCTGATACACCACGCTGTTTTTAAGGACAGTCTCACTACACGATTGAGAGTTGTTTACAACTGCTCAATGCCTACTAGTTCAGGTAAATCCTTGAACGATTTACTGCTAGTCGGCGCAACCATACAAAACGACATTTTTTCTATATTGCTGCGATTTCGTGAACATAAATACGTAGCCTGCGCAGATGTAGAAAAAATGTACAGGCAAGTCCTTATTCAACCTGACCAACGGAACCTTCAACTAATTTTGTGGCGAGAGAACCCTTCCGAGCCGCTAAATATTTACCAGCTGAATACGGTAACTTTCGGTACGTCGTCGGGGGCATTTTTAGCCATCCGCTGTCTCAATCAGCTGGCAAAAGAATGTGCTGACGAAGAGGTCTCTCGCACTATATTAGAAGACTGTTACGTAGATGACCTAATTAcgggaaataataataaacacgCTTTAATTGATATCTGTGAAAAGGTCACCGACGTACTCCAGTCAGGCTGTTTCCCACTGCGAAAATGGGTGTTTAATTTTGACGTTTCGCAATTTTCCTCGTCTAAAATAACGTCACGCGAATTATGTTTGGGCGataactgtcaaagtaaaacacTCGGTTTGGGATGGACTAACAACACTGACGAGTTTCATTACACGGCAAAGATACAACAGGATAATGCTAATGATCCGATAACAAAACGCAAAATATTATCTGTTATATCACAAATGTATGACCCTCTCGGGCTACTTTCGCCAGCCATAATTATTGCCAAAATATTACTTCAAAAATTGTGGCTTTGCCGTTTAGATTGGGACTCGGAAGTACCTAATGACGTCGCATCAGCTTGGCGTAAATACATACTCACACATACACAACACATACATAGCGTCCGTATTCCTCGTTATGTAATGAATGCGTCTGCGCATAGCACACAGCTGCACTTTTTTTGCGATGCAAGTCAAGCGGCCTACGGGACTTGTGCATATGTGCGTACGGTTTCGGGAGATAACAACGAG